One genomic region from Arthrobacter sp. YN encodes:
- a CDS encoding ABC transporter ATP-binding protein yields the protein MSESLPTDFAIETRGLVKRFGRRPAVDGIDLAVPRGCVFGFLGPNGSGKTTTIRVLLGLASASSGDIRVLGQEMPQSLASVLPDVGALVEGPGFYPFLSGTGNLMRLDTADRHAASSTRRQRVHDALERVGLGHAAGKKVRAYSLGMKQRLGLANAMLRPRKLLVLDEPTNGLDPQGTREVRGLVRALAAGGTTVFVSSHLLAEVEQMCTHVGVMSAGRLVAQGPLEELRSAGQAHVVVHTPDVDRAAGVLARLGLVPGEAPGTGSPWGTTAVLGTGLNGLEPERIVAALVAEGVRVRGFAVENASLEERFVSLTGEGFDVVG from the coding sequence GTGAGCGAATCCTTACCCACTGACTTCGCCATAGAAACGCGCGGCCTGGTCAAGCGCTTCGGTCGCCGTCCCGCCGTTGATGGGATAGATCTCGCAGTCCCCCGGGGCTGTGTCTTCGGATTTCTGGGGCCCAACGGTTCGGGAAAAACCACCACCATCCGGGTGCTGCTGGGCCTTGCTTCGGCAAGCAGCGGCGACATCCGCGTGCTGGGCCAGGAGATGCCCCAGTCGCTGGCGTCCGTGCTGCCGGATGTCGGCGCCTTGGTGGAGGGGCCGGGCTTCTATCCGTTCCTTTCGGGTACGGGCAACCTGATGCGCCTGGACACCGCCGACCGCCATGCTGCCTCGTCCACCAGACGGCAACGTGTCCACGACGCTTTGGAGCGGGTGGGGCTTGGCCACGCCGCAGGCAAGAAGGTCCGGGCCTATTCGCTGGGTATGAAGCAGCGCCTTGGCCTGGCCAACGCCATGCTGAGGCCACGGAAACTGCTGGTCCTCGACGAACCCACCAATGGACTGGACCCGCAGGGCACGCGTGAGGTCCGCGGCCTGGTTCGTGCCCTGGCCGCAGGCGGGACCACCGTGTTCGTTTCCAGCCACTTGCTGGCTGAGGTGGAGCAGATGTGCACCCACGTGGGCGTGATGAGTGCCGGCCGGCTGGTGGCTCAAGGTCCCCTGGAAGAGTTGCGTTCCGCCGGGCAGGCCCACGTCGTGGTCCACACGCCCGACGTCGACCGTGCCGCCGGCGTCCTGGCCCGCCTGGGACTGGTTCCCGGCGAAGCTCCCGGTACCGGCAGCCCTTGGGGAACCACGGCCGTGCTGGGCACTGGGCTCAATGGCCTGGAACCCGAAAGGATCGTGGCCGCGCTGGTTGCCGAGGGTGTCCGGGTCCGCGGCTTCGCCGTGGAAAACGCGAGCCTCGAAGAACGCTTTGTGTCACTGACCGGAGAGGGGTTCGACGTTGTCGGCTGA
- a CDS encoding LolA family protein, translated as MARSKQRWLPAGVIALVAATAAVFGSVQAGATVSLPAKTADEILAMIARTEVRALSGTVEQTAALGLPEIPAAGPGIAPGAASAMELLTGSHTARVYVDGPSKARLQIMDRMAERDVVINGGDAWFYNSADNSATHLTAPQPSPAEVPSFAGPRPSLPPTSSSDRPSPDMSSRDLPTPEAMASRFLAAIDDSTEVSVGDSSSVAGGSAYRLSLHPRSTATLVESVTIDVDAGTGLPLGVEVRAKGQSDPAYSLAFTELNLSTPDAALFEFTPPPGATVTEKALPPKPVPTMAAPGTPTPEIAPELNRPRPTVSGEGWESVVALPAGSAPAGLTSNPQLSQALQPVAGGRALTTSLVSILILDDGRIYAGMVPLERLQSAAAAQ; from the coding sequence ATGGCGCGGTCCAAGCAGCGGTGGCTGCCTGCCGGCGTGATCGCCCTTGTTGCAGCGACGGCTGCCGTGTTCGGCTCGGTTCAAGCCGGTGCCACCGTTTCCCTCCCTGCCAAGACCGCTGACGAAATCCTGGCAATGATTGCCCGCACAGAGGTCCGGGCGTTGTCCGGCACCGTAGAACAAACTGCCGCCTTGGGGTTGCCGGAAATTCCCGCGGCGGGCCCGGGCATTGCCCCCGGGGCGGCCTCGGCGATGGAGTTGTTGACCGGCTCGCACACAGCCCGGGTTTACGTCGACGGTCCGTCCAAGGCCCGGTTGCAGATCATGGACCGCATGGCCGAGCGTGACGTGGTGATCAACGGAGGCGATGCCTGGTTCTACAACTCGGCGGACAACAGCGCCACGCACTTAACTGCGCCACAGCCATCTCCAGCCGAGGTCCCGTCCTTCGCGGGCCCCAGGCCGTCGCTTCCGCCCACCTCCTCATCGGACCGGCCTTCACCGGACATGTCCTCACGGGACCTGCCCACGCCCGAGGCCATGGCCAGCCGTTTCCTGGCGGCGATCGACGACAGCACCGAGGTCTCCGTGGGGGATTCCTCCTCGGTTGCCGGCGGCAGTGCGTACCGGCTCAGCCTCCATCCCCGCAGCACCGCTACCTTGGTTGAGTCCGTGACGATCGATGTTGATGCTGGCACCGGCCTGCCGCTGGGCGTCGAAGTGCGCGCCAAGGGCCAGTCCGACCCCGCGTATTCACTGGCCTTCACTGAGTTGAACCTGTCCACCCCGGATGCTGCGTTGTTCGAGTTCACCCCGCCGCCGGGCGCCACCGTGACGGAGAAGGCACTCCCTCCCAAGCCGGTTCCCACCATGGCCGCTCCCGGCACGCCCACACCGGAGATTGCGCCGGAACTTAACCGGCCCCGCCCCACCGTAAGTGGTGAGGGTTGGGAGTCCGTTGTTGCCTTGCCGGCAGGCTCAGCCCCTGCCGGTCTCACGTCAAACCCCCAGCTGTCCCAGGCACTGCAACCTGTTGCCGGCGGCCGTGCGTTGACGACGTCGCTGGTCAGCATCTTGATTCTCGACGACGGCCGCATCTATGCGGGCATGGTGCCATTGGAACGGCTCCAGTCAGCCGCTGCCGCCCAGTGA
- a CDS encoding N-acetylglucosamine kinase: protein MTPAVLGLHIGGSKTHAVRWDGTHAEGGGVEITEASANLSSVGHQGADAVLRRIATSVGSGIEAVCAGAAGADTPASRAVLSALLTEHFPGARIEVVHDTRIVLAAAGLDAGVVLVAGTGSVAWGRNGDGLEARSGGYGYLLGDEGGGYSVVRDAVREALREYYAGLEPGTLVRSLMAATANVDALQLMDSFYAKPEPDHWATLAPLVLELAAEGDSAAVRIQAEAAHHLASLARQVLGELGLDLPLVMAGSLLVNHSQLAGSVARKVSLEDPSSIRILSQTPVHGAVELARQLIKD, encoded by the coding sequence ATGACGCCGGCGGTTCTCGGCCTGCACATTGGCGGCTCCAAGACGCATGCAGTTCGCTGGGACGGAACCCACGCGGAGGGCGGGGGCGTCGAAATCACCGAAGCGAGCGCCAATCTTTCCTCAGTGGGCCACCAAGGAGCCGACGCAGTTCTGCGAAGGATTGCCACGAGTGTGGGCAGCGGAATCGAAGCCGTATGTGCTGGCGCGGCCGGCGCCGACACCCCGGCCAGCCGGGCTGTGCTGTCGGCACTCCTGACTGAACACTTCCCGGGCGCCCGCATCGAGGTAGTCCATGACACGCGCATCGTCCTCGCCGCAGCCGGCCTGGATGCCGGGGTTGTCCTGGTTGCGGGTACCGGTTCGGTGGCCTGGGGCAGAAACGGAGACGGGTTGGAAGCCCGCAGTGGCGGCTATGGCTACTTGCTGGGCGACGAGGGCGGTGGCTACTCCGTGGTGCGTGACGCCGTGCGTGAAGCCCTCCGGGAGTACTATGCAGGCTTGGAACCCGGGACGTTGGTCCGCTCGCTGATGGCCGCGACGGCCAATGTGGACGCCTTGCAACTCATGGATTCCTTCTACGCCAAGCCGGAGCCGGATCACTGGGCGACGCTCGCCCCGCTGGTCCTTGAACTCGCCGCCGAAGGCGACTCGGCAGCCGTGCGGATCCAGGCGGAGGCCGCCCACCATTTGGCAAGTCTGGCCAGGCAGGTACTGGGAGAGCTCGGCTTGGACCTGCCGCTGGTCATGGCCGGCAGCTTACTGGTGAACCACAGCCAACTCGCCGGCTCTGTTGCCCGGAAGGTCTCCCTGGAAGATCCGTCATCGATCCGGATACTCTCGCAAACCCCGGTCCACGGGGCCGTGGAACTGGCGCGCCAACTCATCAAGGACTGA
- a CDS encoding IclR family transcriptional regulator, whose protein sequence is MANSSSGESIIRRLVRLVGAFDDAHLTMSVATLARRSGLPVTTTYRLVDELLNEGLLEREANGEVRIGTRLWELVFRSSRMVGLREAALPFMEDVQSVVQHSTTLGILDSDEVLYIERIGSRDSQVDITKVAGRLPVHGTSSGLVLLAYSPPAYQDLFLSRTLEKFTDATLTQPTDLRRHLANIRQQGFTSMPGIIVPESSGIAVPIFGRANTVVAALSVVVPRNEENVPARVPVLMTAARGISRALGWRGELKGAVRQSNGSI, encoded by the coding sequence GTGGCCAACTCGTCCTCGGGGGAGTCAATTATCAGGCGTCTGGTCCGGCTGGTGGGAGCGTTCGACGACGCCCACCTCACCATGAGCGTCGCCACCTTGGCCAGGCGTTCCGGGCTTCCGGTGACAACCACCTACCGTCTGGTGGACGAGCTCTTGAATGAAGGTTTGCTCGAGCGCGAAGCCAATGGCGAGGTGCGGATCGGCACCCGGCTGTGGGAGCTGGTGTTCAGGAGCTCACGCATGGTGGGCCTCCGCGAAGCGGCACTGCCCTTCATGGAGGATGTTCAGTCAGTGGTCCAGCACTCCACCACCTTGGGAATCCTGGATTCGGATGAAGTCCTGTATATCGAACGGATCGGTTCCCGGGATTCCCAGGTGGACATCACCAAAGTTGCCGGCCGCCTTCCGGTGCATGGAACCTCGTCGGGGCTGGTGCTGCTGGCCTATTCGCCCCCTGCGTATCAGGACCTGTTCCTGTCCCGCACGCTGGAGAAATTTACCGATGCAACCCTGACCCAGCCCACTGACCTGCGCCGCCACCTGGCAAATATCCGGCAACAAGGGTTCACTTCCATGCCCGGAATCATCGTTCCGGAATCCAGCGGAATCGCGGTCCCCATTTTTGGCCGGGCGAATACGGTGGTCGCCGCCCTGAGCGTCGTGGTTCCAAGAAATGAAGAAAACGTCCCAGCCCGGGTGCCGGTCCTGATGACTGCGGCGCGCGGCATTTCACGGGCGCTGGGCTGGCGGGGAGAGCTCAAGGGCGCTGTCCGGCAAAGCAACGGAAGCATCTGA
- a CDS encoding SDR family NAD(P)-dependent oxidoreductase, with protein sequence MDTAMQAGQESVGGRVAGKVAVVTGGRGDLGGATARLLAHHGALVASLDRAGTSATASHSGITEYDVDVTDEASVAQAVQQLTADLGAPDILVNAAGIIGPAGASHTASMDQFNLIFDVNVKGVWLLTKHVVPAMIAKQSGSIINFSSIHGLTGGRNVPLYHATKGAVRLLSKSDAAAYGAYGVRVNSIHPGSMNTRMSRHSAEQSDIGAEAYYQQLVGGNPLPRQGEPDEIAYGVLYLASDESRFTTGSELVIDGGYTAV encoded by the coding sequence ATGGATACAGCAATGCAGGCAGGGCAGGAGTCCGTCGGCGGGAGAGTGGCCGGCAAGGTCGCCGTGGTGACCGGGGGCAGGGGAGACCTTGGCGGTGCCACGGCCCGCCTGCTTGCCCACCACGGAGCGCTCGTTGCCAGCCTGGACCGGGCAGGAACATCCGCTACAGCAAGCCACTCAGGGATCACTGAGTACGACGTCGATGTCACCGATGAAGCCAGTGTCGCGCAGGCCGTGCAGCAACTGACCGCTGATCTCGGCGCACCGGACATCCTGGTCAACGCGGCGGGAATCATCGGTCCGGCAGGTGCCAGCCATACTGCCAGCATGGACCAGTTCAACCTCATCTTCGACGTCAATGTCAAAGGCGTGTGGCTCCTGACCAAGCACGTTGTTCCGGCCATGATCGCCAAGCAGTCCGGCAGCATCATCAACTTTTCCTCCATCCACGGATTGACCGGCGGGCGCAACGTCCCCCTGTACCACGCCACCAAAGGCGCCGTCCGGCTCTTGAGCAAGTCTGACGCGGCGGCCTACGGCGCCTATGGAGTCAGGGTGAACTCCATCCATCCCGGATCCATGAACACCCGGATGAGCAGGCACTCGGCAGAACAGTCGGACATCGGGGCGGAGGCCTACTACCAGCAACTGGTGGGCGGAAACCCGCTCCCACGCCAAGGCGAACCGGACGAGATCGCCTACGGAGTGCTCTATCTGGCCTCCGATGAGTCCCGGTTCACCACCGGCTCCGAGTTGGTCATCGACGGCGGTTACACGGCCGTCTGA
- a CDS encoding FAD-dependent oxidoreductase: MKFLNGTPSDTYDVVVVGSGAGALTAAATAARAGKSVVVLEKTQLLGGTTAVSGGMLWVADNHHAREAGLSDSKEAAAQYVRAVARGRSREELLDAALTYGDTMLRFTEDECGVRFIFLDNFPDYRQDLPGSVEGGRTVEPGLYNIREALGGLAVHVRSDGRAPFTMQEYETWGAFTKFPWAQLHQRQEQGLVAKGQALVSMLLASLVRDDAALVVGARGHRLLNDGGRVAGVQLASGETFHAKDGVVLATGGFEWDKALADSLLASRLYIMCSPPSNTGDGLKMAQRVGAQTRGTGKLGGLRCPLREIRGMVHRLVRFCVLSGKGRARSW, encoded by the coding sequence ATGAAATTCCTGAACGGCACACCCTCCGATACCTATGACGTCGTCGTCGTCGGTTCCGGTGCCGGCGCCCTGACTGCAGCCGCCACGGCCGCACGTGCCGGCAAGTCCGTTGTCGTGCTTGAAAAGACCCAATTGCTGGGAGGAACAACCGCCGTCTCGGGAGGCATGTTGTGGGTTGCTGACAACCATCATGCCCGCGAAGCCGGGCTGAGCGACTCCAAGGAAGCAGCAGCCCAGTACGTCCGCGCCGTTGCCAGGGGCCGGAGCCGCGAAGAACTTCTGGATGCGGCCCTGACCTACGGTGACACCATGCTTCGCTTCACTGAAGACGAATGCGGAGTCCGGTTCATTTTCCTGGACAACTTTCCGGACTACCGGCAGGACTTGCCCGGTTCCGTGGAAGGCGGCAGGACTGTTGAACCTGGGCTGTACAACATTCGTGAAGCGCTCGGCGGCCTCGCCGTCCACGTCCGTTCCGATGGCCGGGCCCCATTCACCATGCAGGAGTACGAGACGTGGGGCGCCTTCACCAAGTTCCCGTGGGCGCAACTGCACCAACGGCAGGAGCAAGGGCTGGTGGCCAAAGGCCAGGCACTGGTCTCCATGCTGTTGGCCAGCCTGGTGCGGGATGACGCTGCGCTGGTGGTTGGCGCCCGTGGGCACCGGCTGCTGAACGACGGCGGCAGGGTAGCGGGCGTGCAGTTGGCATCAGGCGAAACCTTCCATGCCAAGGACGGCGTGGTCCTCGCCACGGGCGGCTTCGAATGGGACAAGGCGCTGGCGGACTCATTGCTGGCCTCGCGCCTGTACATCATGTGTTCGCCGCCCTCGAATACCGGCGATGGCCTCAAGATGGCGCAGCGGGTGGGGGCACAAACCCGGGGAACCGGGAAGCTTGGTGGGCTCCGATGTCCATTACGGGAGATACGCGGGATGGTGCACCGGTTGGTACGCTTCTGCGTTTTGAGCGGCAAGGGCCGGGCTCGCTCATGGTGA
- a CDS encoding FAD-binding protein, protein MSITGDTRDGAPVGTLLRFERQGPGSLMVNRHGRRFANESQNYNDLARCLQSWDSPNNQTLNTPAHVVFDHSYLERYGILAHRAGQPTPAYLMEAPTLAELAAKIGVPADNLAATVERFNHYAVNGEDPDFGRGESAYDKYWGDDDCPWPNPSLGPLQSGPFYAMEVVNGAFGSNGGVAIDGLARVLDVDGEPIPGLFAAGNTTENAYAAGYPGAGATLGPIMTMGYLAGRTIAGEPAEYTSAGYMGVAAGVEA, encoded by the coding sequence ATGTCCATTACGGGAGATACGCGGGATGGTGCACCGGTTGGTACGCTTCTGCGTTTTGAGCGGCAAGGGCCGGGCTCGCTCATGGTGAACCGTCATGGCCGGCGGTTCGCCAACGAATCCCAGAACTACAACGACCTCGCCCGCTGCCTGCAATCATGGGATTCACCGAACAACCAGACCCTGAACACCCCTGCCCACGTGGTGTTCGATCACAGCTACCTGGAGCGCTACGGCATCCTCGCCCACCGGGCGGGTCAACCGACGCCGGCCTACCTGATGGAAGCCCCTACGTTGGCGGAACTGGCCGCGAAGATCGGTGTCCCCGCCGACAACCTGGCGGCCACCGTTGAACGCTTCAACCACTATGCAGTCAACGGCGAAGACCCCGATTTCGGCCGCGGCGAAAGTGCCTACGACAAGTACTGGGGTGACGACGACTGCCCTTGGCCCAACCCATCTTTGGGTCCGCTGCAGTCCGGTCCGTTTTATGCGATGGAGGTGGTCAATGGCGCCTTCGGCAGCAACGGAGGCGTGGCCATCGACGGCCTGGCACGGGTCCTTGACGTCGACGGGGAGCCCATCCCCGGCCTGTTCGCCGCCGGAAACACTACGGAGAACGCCTACGCTGCAGGCTACCCTGGAGCGGGTGCCACCCTGGGACCCATCATGACCATGGGCTATCTGGCAGGACGCACCATCGCGGGCGAACCGGCAGAGTACACGTCCGCGGGATATATGGGTGTAGCAGCAGGAGTTGAAGCATGA
- a CDS encoding Dabb family protein — protein MIRHAVLFKFKADFPEADKAAWREGLDRMKGNIPGLLELTHGPDVLQHDRSFDYAIVADFSAVEDVEVYATHPLHEPLKKYSYPNSEQIIAVDFTL, from the coding sequence ATGATCCGCCACGCCGTGCTGTTCAAGTTCAAGGCCGACTTTCCCGAGGCAGACAAGGCTGCCTGGCGGGAGGGCCTGGACAGGATGAAGGGCAATATTCCCGGCCTGCTCGAGCTCACGCATGGGCCGGATGTCCTCCAGCATGACCGGTCGTTCGACTACGCCATTGTGGCTGACTTCAGTGCCGTGGAAGACGTCGAGGTCTACGCCACGCATCCACTGCACGAGCCACTTAAGAAGTACTCCTATCCCAACAGCGAGCAGATCATCGCCGTGGATTTCACGCTCTAG
- a CDS encoding PaaX family transcriptional regulator gives MSAVLDDMDSRPGSTTSLLRTVIGLYMRDAGGWMSAKDIVALMEALGTSGTVTRTALGRLRKKDVVLQEARAGVPGFTLTDGAATMLARGDRRIYNPRSMSLEDPWCLISFSIPETEREKRHQLRRRLHWIGCGTVAAGLWICPDSLRGEVEEILTDLSLRDMATIFVTETPMVGGSLRDAASQWWDLEAVAVLHRDFIREHGSAGATGGGVTSPGRTVEPSAEAFSTYVQCIDRWRIIPYLDPGLPPAFLPEDWPGAEGTALFGRTVAAYAEPSAEFVRRTLKETAG, from the coding sequence ATGAGTGCTGTCCTCGATGACATGGACTCCCGCCCGGGAAGTACTACTTCTTTGCTGCGTACCGTCATCGGCCTGTACATGCGCGACGCCGGCGGATGGATGTCTGCCAAGGACATCGTGGCCCTCATGGAGGCCTTGGGCACGTCAGGAACAGTAACCCGGACCGCCTTGGGCCGGTTGCGCAAAAAGGATGTGGTACTTCAAGAGGCGCGTGCCGGGGTCCCCGGTTTCACGCTCACAGACGGGGCCGCCACCATGTTGGCGCGCGGTGACCGCCGGATCTACAACCCACGGAGCATGTCACTGGAGGATCCCTGGTGCCTGATCTCCTTCTCCATTCCGGAGACGGAACGGGAAAAGCGGCATCAGCTGCGGCGCCGGCTCCACTGGATCGGTTGCGGGACCGTGGCGGCGGGTTTGTGGATCTGCCCTGATTCACTGCGTGGGGAAGTGGAGGAAATCCTGACGGATTTGTCGCTCCGGGACATGGCGACGATCTTCGTGACGGAAACACCCATGGTGGGCGGCAGCCTTCGGGACGCAGCCTCCCAGTGGTGGGACCTGGAAGCAGTGGCCGTACTGCACAGGGACTTCATCCGTGAGCACGGTTCGGCCGGCGCGACCGGTGGTGGCGTTACATCTCCAGGCCGGACGGTAGAGCCTTCTGCTGAAGCTTTTTCCACCTACGTGCAGTGCATCGACCGATGGCGGATCATTCCGTACCTCGACCCTGGGTTGCCTCCTGCATTCCTGCCGGAGGACTGGCCCGGGGCCGAAGGCACGGCACTGTTCGGCCGGACCGTTGCCGCCTATGCGGAGCCCAGTGCGGAGTTCGTTCGCCGGACCCTGAAGGAGACGGCAGGCTAG
- a CDS encoding kynureninase, translating into MTTAQQTQRPTSAELDAADPLAAQREAFYAPDAAQLTSYLDGNSLGRPLKVTAGNLDSFVHEAWGSRLIRGWDEQWMDEPTVVGDRIAEVTLGAAAGQTTVGDSTSVMLYKMIRAAVDAQPGRDEIIIDRDNFPTDRFIIEGIAAERGASIKWIAANPASGVRPEDLDGLLGERTAVVVLSHVAYRSGFLADAEGITAKVHQAGALMLWDLCHSVGSVPMELDKWGVDIAVGCTYKYLNGGPGSPAFAYVNASQQDRLQQPIWGWMGADNPFGMTDAYRPAQGMRRFITGTPPVLAMQPMKDMLELIASVGMDAVREKSIKLTEYAIALSEELLVPLGAEIVSPRNVAERGSHITVDHPLFADVTARLWEKGVIPDFRPPHGLRIGLSPLSTSFAEVELGVAAIRDALSEMQ; encoded by the coding sequence ATGACCACGGCACAGCAAACCCAACGGCCAACGTCGGCCGAACTGGATGCCGCTGACCCCCTGGCCGCCCAGCGCGAGGCCTTCTACGCGCCCGACGCCGCCCAGCTCACCTCATATCTGGATGGCAACTCACTGGGACGCCCGCTGAAAGTCACGGCAGGGAACCTCGATTCATTTGTGCACGAGGCTTGGGGCAGCCGCCTTATCCGGGGTTGGGACGAGCAATGGATGGATGAGCCGACGGTCGTGGGAGACCGCATTGCCGAGGTGACGCTGGGCGCTGCCGCTGGGCAAACCACCGTGGGCGACTCCACATCCGTGATGCTCTACAAGATGATCCGCGCCGCAGTGGATGCCCAGCCGGGTCGGGATGAGATCATCATCGACCGCGACAACTTCCCCACCGACCGGTTCATCATCGAGGGCATTGCCGCGGAACGTGGGGCGAGCATCAAGTGGATCGCTGCGAACCCTGCCAGTGGTGTGCGCCCGGAGGACCTGGACGGACTGCTGGGCGAAAGGACCGCGGTGGTGGTCCTGAGCCATGTTGCGTACCGGTCAGGCTTCCTGGCCGACGCCGAGGGCATCACCGCCAAGGTTCACCAGGCAGGTGCCCTGATGCTCTGGGACCTTTGCCACTCCGTAGGTTCCGTGCCCATGGAGCTGGACAAGTGGGGGGTGGACATCGCAGTGGGCTGCACCTATAAGTACCTCAACGGCGGCCCCGGCTCGCCGGCCTTCGCCTACGTCAACGCATCGCAGCAGGATCGTTTGCAGCAACCCATCTGGGGTTGGATGGGCGCCGACAATCCGTTTGGCATGACGGACGCCTATCGTCCGGCACAAGGGATGCGCAGGTTCATCACGGGAACTCCTCCCGTGCTGGCCATGCAGCCCATGAAGGACATGCTGGAACTGATTGCCTCCGTAGGGATGGACGCGGTCCGGGAAAAGTCGATCAAACTCACCGAGTACGCCATCGCACTCTCAGAGGAGCTCCTGGTGCCTCTTGGCGCGGAGATCGTGAGCCCCCGGAATGTGGCCGAGCGCGGATCCCACATCACCGTGGACCACCCGTTGTTCGCAGACGTCACGGCGAGGCTGTGGGAAAAGGGTGTCATCCCCGACTTCCGTCCCCCGCACGGCCTGCGCATTGGCTTGTCCCCCTTGAGCACAAGCTTTGCCGAAGTTGAACTGGGAGTGGCGGCCATCCGCGACGCACTCTCCGAAATGCAGTGA